From the genome of Triticum aestivum cultivar Chinese Spring chromosome 3B, IWGSC CS RefSeq v2.1, whole genome shotgun sequence, one region includes:
- the LOC123069377 gene encoding cyclin-A1-2, whose translation MSSNSAAPRRFSSAMSTSTAKRPAVPEGARAAAGPAAAQQQAKKRVALGNLTTNVAAAAGGRAGCGKIAVVTAGNARLNSATSVAPVKKGALPSARNASTNRGSAVKSAFTKPAPVTSRHESSVQKESVPPRKVPTVVPIAVPAVIPFSSFASPGHSGDSISTDETMSSCDSMKSPDFEYIDNGDSSLLDSLQRRANENLRISDDRTVEGAKWKKDAAAPMEIDNVCDVDDNYEDPQLCATLASDIYMHLREAETRKRPSTDFLETIQKDVNPSMRAILIDWLVEVAEEYRLVPDTLYLTVNYIDRYLSGNEINRQRLQLLGVACMLIAAKYEEICAPQVEEFCYITDNTYFKDEVLDMEASVLNYLKFEMTAPTAKCFLRRFVRAAQVCDEDPPLHLEFLANYVAELSLLEYSLLAYPPSLVAASAIFLSKFILQPAKHPWNSTLAHYTQYKPSELCDCVKALHRLFSVGPGSNLPAIREKYSQHKYKFVGKKQCPSSVPAEFFRDAAC comes from the exons ATGTCGAGCAACTCCGCCGCCCCCCGCCGCTTCTCGTCGGCGATGTCGACCTCGACGGCGAAGCGCCCTGCCGTGCCGGAGGGCGCCAGGGCGGCCGCGGGCCCCGCGGCCGCGCAGCAGCAGGCGAAGAAGCGCGTGGCGCTCGGCAACCTCACCACCAACGTCGCCGCGGCGGCCGGGGGCAGGGCCGGCTGCGGGAAGATCGCGGTCGTCACGGCGGGCAATGCA AGGTTGAATTCAGCTACCTCAGTTGCACCTGTGAAGAAGGGAGCTTTGCCAAGTGCTCGGAATGCAAGCACAAATCGTGGCTCGGCTGTGAAATCGGCTTTCACCAAGCCAGCTCCTGTCACATCTCGCCATGAGAGCTCCGTACAGAAGGAGAGTGTTCCTCCTCGTAAGGTGCCTACTGTGGTGCCGATTGCCGTGCCTGCCGTTATACCCTTCAGCAGCTTCGCGTCTCCTGGACATTCAGGAGATTCCATTTCCACTGACGAGACTATGTCGAGTTGCGACTCTATGAAGAGCCCCGACTTCGAGTACATTGATAATGGTGACTCCTCATTGCTCGATTCTCTACAGCGACGGGCGAATGAAAACCTGCGCATTTCAGATGATAGGACTGTGGAAG GAGCTAAGTGGAAGAAGGATGCTGCTGCTCCAATGGAAATTGACAACGTTTGTGACGTCGATGATAACTATGAGGATCCACAGCTGTGTGCTACTCTTGCTTCTGATATCTATATGCACCTGCGAGAGGCTGAG ACGAGGAAAAGACCATCAACTGATTTTCTGGAAACAATTCAGAAGGATGTGAACCCAAGCATGAGGGCTATCCTGATTGACTGGCTTGTGGAA GTTGCTGAAGAATATCGTCTTGTTCCTGATACCTTATACCTGACAGTCAACTATATTGACCGTTACCTTTCCGGCAATGAGATCAATCGCCAAAGGCTGCAATTACTCGGTGTCGCTTGCATGCTTATAGCTGC TAAATATGAGGAGATTTGTGCACCCCAGGTAGAAGAATTCTGCTACATCACTGACAATACATACTTCAAGGATGAG GTTTTGGATATGGAAGCTTCCGTCCTCAATTACCTGAAGTTTGAGATGACCGCACCTACAGCAAAGTGCTTTTTAAG GAGATTTGTCCGGGCTGCACAAGTCTGTGATGAG GATCCACCTTTGCATCTTGAGTTCCTAGCCAATTATGTTGCTGAGCTATCACTGCTTGAGTACAGTCTACTTGCTTACCCTCCTTCACTTGTTGCGGCCTCTGCAATTTTCTTGTCGAAGTTCATACTGCAGCCAGCAAAACACCCCTGG AACTCCACCCTTGCCCACTACACACAGTACAAGCCGTCGGAGCTATGCGATTGTGTGAAGGCGCTGCACCGCCTTTTCAGCGTTGGTCCTGGGAGTAATCTTCCTGCAATCAGAGAAAAGTACAGCCAACATAAG TACAAATTTGTCGGGAAGAAGCAATGCCCAAGTTCAGTCCCCGCAGAATTCTTCCGGGACGCGGCATGCTAG